From the genome of Malus sylvestris chromosome 6, drMalSylv7.2, whole genome shotgun sequence, one region includes:
- the LOC126627197 gene encoding uncharacterized protein LOC126627197, producing MSKSQGFSWSRLIVKQGIKKPSKAPLPLARKISTRPHFPATPQPPKWSFSSKIPYSTVSSRAAQDLLAEVEREKQREREQRKRVGLDTKDIDREDEEDYMGVMPLIEKLEKEKLKDTGDLNLYEEPTDSDSDEDDERFTPDAVKKRFDEFQRKFTRHEELLNNFTEAETLDDAYKWMNKIDKFEQKHFRLRPEYRVIGELMNRLKVAEGKDKFILQQKLNRAMRLVQWKEAYDPNNPANYGVIQHEQVEPSVDLLEHAGFEKQKQIIQGVDDDNEEEFNDMKEKDDILLEKLNAIDKKLEEKLAELDHTFGKKGKVLEEEIRDLAEERNDLTEKKRRPLYRKGFDVKLINVNRTCKVTKGGQVVKYTAILACGNYHGVVGYAKAKGPAVPIALQKAYEKCFQNLHYIERHEEHTIAHAIQTSYKKTKVYLWPAPTRTGMKAGRTVETILNLAGFKNVKSKVVGSRNPYNTVKALFKSLNAIETRKDVQDKFGRTVVEKYLL from the exons atgaGCAAATCACAAGGTTTCTCGTGGTCACGTCTCATCGTGAAACAAGGCATTAAGAAACCCAGCAAAGCCCCACTCCCCTTGGCCCGGAAAATCTCCACTCGGCCACACTTTCCCGCCACCCCTCAGCCACCGAAATGGTCGTTTTCTAGCAAGATCCCTTATTCAACAGTGTCATCCAGAGCGGCCCAAGACCTTCTGGCGGAGGTGGAGAGAGAAAAGCAGAGAGAACGAGAGCAGAGGAAGAGGGTGGGGCTGGACACCAAAGACATTGACCGAGAAGATGAGGAGGACTACATGGGCGTTATGCCATTGATCGAGAAGCTCGAGAAGGAGAAGCTCAAGGACACCGGAGACTTGAACTTGTACGAGGAGCCCACCGATTCCGATAGTGACGAAGACGATGAGAGGTTCACTCCTGATGCCGTCAAGAAGAGGTTTGATGAGTTTCAGAGGAAGTTCACACGCCACGAGGAGTTGCTCAACAACTTCACCGAGGCTG AGACACTTGATGATGCTTATAAATGGATGAATAAAATTGACAAGTTTGAGCAAAAACATTTCCGCCTTCGCCCCGAATATAGGGTCATTGGTGAGTTGATGAACCGTCTCAAAGTAGCTGAGGGAAAGGACAAATTCATCCTCCAGCAGAAACTAAACAGGGCTATGAGATTGGTGCAGTGGAAGGAAGCCTACGATCCAAACAATCCTGCCAATTATGGAGTCATCCAACATGAGCAAGTGGAGCCCTCAGTTGATTTATTGGAACATGCTgggtttgaaaaacaaaagcaaattaTACAAGGAGTTGACGACGACAACGAAGAAGAATTTAATGACATGAAGGAGAAAGATGACATACTGTTAGAGAAGCTTAATGCCATTGACAAAAAACTCGAAGAGAAGCTAGCAGAGTTAGATCATACATTCGGGAAGAAGGGTAAGGTTCTAGAGGAAGAGATCAGAGACCTAGCAGAGGAAAGAAATGATTTGACAGAGAAGAAGAGGAGACCTCTCTACAGGAAA GGGTTTGATGTTAAATTAATCAATGTGAACCGAACTTGTAAAGTAACAAAG GGGGGGCAAGTGGTCAAGTACACTGCCATATTAGCTTGTGGCAATTATCATGGTGTTGTTGGTTATGCTAAAGCAAAAGGCCCAGCAGTCCCTATCGCTCTTCAGAAG GCATATGAGAAATGCTTTCAGAATCTCCACTACATTGAACGACACGAGGAGCATACAATTGCGCATGCaatacaaacaagttataaaaaaacaaag GTGTATCTCTGGCCTGCACCCACTAGGACAGGTATGAAAGCAGGAAGAACTGTTGAAACCATTCTAAACTTAGCTGGTTTCAAAAATGTTAAGTCTAAG GTTGTAGGCTCAAGGAATCCTTATAACACAGTCAAGGCTCTCTTCAAATCCCTTAATGCG ATTGAAACTCGAAAGGATGTTCAAGATAAGTTTGGCCGCACTGTTGTTGAGAAGTACCTTCTGTGA
- the LOC126627199 gene encoding uncharacterized protein LOC126627199 yields MSFLSRTVLTPLVPVIGQRAMLGLSGYALITLASCLRQFICRGHFIRLVIRSLGLTHSRSLSALRSRSLTVSVSPSHTLSQTVSAINSLIEDAIVQAERKGAKVITYNCPTPRRFLQSAACAKRPSDSNGEAQRRRMESKVEVDEAPQPELQSTAAQPSPAS; encoded by the exons ATGTCGTTCTTATCCCGCACAG TTTTGACGCCATTGGTTCCAGTTATTGGGCAAAGAGCTATGTTGGGATTATCCGGCTATGCATTAATAACATTGGCTTCGTGTTTGCGGCAGTTTATTTGTAGAG GTCATTTTATTAGGTTGGTGATCAGATCTCTCGGACTCACTCACTCTCGGTCACTCTCTGCGCTCCGCTCTCGCTCACTCACAGTCTCAGTCTCTCCCTCACACACACTCTCACAAACAGTCTCGGCCATCAATAGCTTGATTGAGGACGCCATTGTTCAAGCTGAGAGAAAGGGTGCCAAAGTTATAACTTATAACTGTCCAACTCCAAGGCGTTTTCTGCAATCCGCCGCTTGTGCCAAGCGACCAAGCGACAGCAACGGAGAAGCACAGAGGAGGAGGATGGAGAGTAAAGTGGAAGTAGACGAAGCGCCGCAGCCGGAGCTCCAATCCACCGCCGCGCAGCCATCACCGGCCTCTTGA